The Nitrospira sp. genome segment ACGTCACGGGCAAAGACAAAGATCAAGCATTGGATCAAGGCGGAGGAACAGAAAAGGAGCTTGGAAATCGGTCGGCGTTTGCTCGAGGCGGAGGTACGTCGCCATGGTCTAGCGCCGGCGCAGGTGTTGAAGTCTGATTCCCTTCTCGAGGCTGCGAAACAAGAGGGTTATGAAACGATCGACGACCTAGCGGCGGCTGTGGGATTTGGAAACGTCGCAACGGCTCAAATCTTCGGAAAATTGATGGCTCCGCTATCCGCTGCTGCTCCAATTCAATCCGAGCCGGCCAGTGCTCGCAAAGTCATCAGTACGAGAAGAGAGGAGCCGGGCGTCCAAGTGAAGGGGGGACGCGATCTGTTGATGCAATTGTCGCGATGCTGTAATCCAGTTCCCGGAGACAGGATCTTGGGATACATCACGCGTGGAAGAGGTCTCACGATCCATTCGGTCGACTGTCCCAACCTGGAAGCCTTGGATTATGATCGAGAACGTTTGGTGGAAGTGGAGTGGGATACGGCCACACCGAGTCAGCATGCGGTAAAAATAGCCGTCATTGCGGCGGATAAGACGGGAGTGTTGGCGAACGTCTCCTCAGCGATCGCCGAATGCAGAGCGAATATCAGCCGAGCCGAAATCATCACTCGGGAAGACCGCAAGGCACAGCTGGATTTTGTCATCGAAATCGCTGATACAGCTCACCTGAATCGAGTGCTGAAAACCATCGAACGGGTAGAGGGCGTCATTACGGCACGGCGCGTTCGGTCTTGGCAGGAACGATCCTAAAGACAGTGTGCCCAGAGAAGACGCTAAGGCCGGCCGAACAGCAGTGTTGTCCCTTTCTCAATCTTGTACCCGTCGACTGTACCACCCCCAATTTCGAGCACATACATCGCATCATCACTGTTGGGGCGGTATTGAGGACAGGAGTCGTCGGTCTTCGTGCAAATCGGAACATTGCGTTCGATATGGATGACCCGTTTTTTGGCGTCGAGCCAAATCAGATCGAGTGCGATCTTGGTGTTTTTCATCCAGAATGACCAGGCTTGCGGCTGACTGAAGAAAAATAACATCCCATGATCTTTATTCAAGTGATCCCGATACATCAAGCCGACGGTACGCTTCAATGGCGTATCGGCGATCTCGGCATGGATCGTGATGCCCGAGGGAGTCTGGATATGTATGAGCCCTCCGTCAGAGGCGTTGGATGTCGGCATGCCGAGAAGGAGTGATCCAATGAGCGGCATGGAACACCAAGAAAAGCGAATTACATTCCCGAATGGCATGGGGTGCATCGTAGCCATCCGGCCCAGATCAGTCAAGGAACGTATTGGAGCCGTTGCGAGCAGACGGCGTTTCCCTTCCCTCAATCTTGCAATCCTTTCGGGCAATGTGCCATTCTCAGCCGCCGGGTGAAAGAGGGAATCATGCAGGAAAAACGACGCGTGTTATACAAAAAGGGGGTGTTCGTCTGCCCTGGATGTCGCCAGTCCTATGTTCAAGAGAAATGGATCGAAGAATGGCGGATTCGGTGCCACCGCTGTACCTACCGTGGAACTCTGACAGAAGTGTCGGTTGAGGAGCATATGGAGGAAGAGACGTTTCGTCGCTGACCCTTCCATAGGCTTTCATCCGGAACCTAACGTTGTGTCGCCATACCCCACGAAGACGCATGCTTCAAGTGAATCACGGCATCTCCTGGCCGTCGCGTTGACGTTGGTCACGCTTTGCACCGGCTGCGTGTCCAGGTCATGGGCGGACGAATCCTCGCCCGCGATCAAAATCCTTGTGGCTTATCATTCGCTCTCGGGAAACACGGAGCGCATGGCGGAAGCAGTGGTGGCGGGAGCAAAGTCGGTCTCCGGTACCCAAATTGTTTTGAAGCGTGTAGGACAAGTAACCGCGGAAGATTTGTTTTCTGTCGATGCGGTCGTGGTCGGCTCTCCTGTCTATTGGTCCAACATGTCTGGAGAGGTGAAGACTTTCTTCGATAATTGGCAGTTCAAGTTCGGCGTCTTTCCTGAATTCAAGATGAAAAATAAGGTCGGAGCTGCCTTTACCTCG includes the following:
- a CDS encoding NAD(P)H-dependent oxidoreductase, which translates into the protein MAYHSLSGNTERMAEAVVAGAKSVSGTQIVLKRVGQVTAEDLFSVDAVVVGSPVYWSNMSGEVKTFFDNWQFKFGVFPEFKMKNKVGAAFTSGGQVSSGKEITMLTILAAMLGNQMIVVSGGGAFGASATTEGESPGIDDKELAEAEALGRRVADVAKLIKGGASR
- a CDS encoding DUF192 domain-containing protein; this translates as MPTSNASDGGLIHIQTPSGITIHAEIADTPLKRTVGLMYRDHLNKDHGMLFFFSQPQAWSFWMKNTKIALDLIWLDAKKRVIHIERNVPICTKTDDSCPQYRPNSDDAMYVLEIGGGTVDGYKIEKGTTLLFGRP